GACTCGGGTGTCCCCGGCGACGGCCGCGTCCCGCCGTCCCTCGGCCACTCCCGCAGCTCCTCCCGCAGGGACCGCTGGAACGTCGTCAGCAGGGCCTGCACCACCAGCGGCTGCATCTGCGCCGTCAGCGACCGCACGTCCTGCGGCTCCCGGTCCGACACCGCGTCCCACAGCAGCCGCGTGAGTTCGCGCGCGGCCGCCCTGGAGTGGTCGCGGAGCACCTCGCGGGCGGCGAGGACCGTCTCCTCGGCCAGCGGGACGTCGAGCAGCCTGACCCCGAGCGGCAGCAGCCCGGTGTCGAGCCGGAACGCCTCACCCTCCCGCGTGACGACGTCCATCGCCGCGAGCCGCTCCACGGCCCCGTCGTCCAGCGGCCGTCCGGCCCGCCGCTCCAGCTCCGCCCGGTCCACGGTCTCGGTGGCCTCCGGTGTCCAGGACGCCACCACCGCCCGGTGGATCGCGAGGTCGTGCGCGCTCAGGTCGGCGGGCAGCCGCTCCAGATAGCGTTCGATCGCCGCGAGGGTCATGCCCTGGTGCTGGAGCTCCTCGATCAGCGCGAGCCGGGACAGGTGCGCGGGCCCGTAGCGCCCCACCCGGCGCGGGCCGATCACCGGCGGCGGGAGCAGCCCCCTGGTGCTGTAGAAGCGGACCGTGCGGACCGTGACGCCGGCCCGCGCGGCCAGTTCGTCGACCGTCAGGGTCGGCTCCTGGGCGTCGCTCGTCATGTGCAGCAGTATCGCTGTCTCACCAATGGTGTGAAACCCAGGGTGGACTTGTGCTGATCGTGTGAGATGTTCCGCTCTGTGAGGTGGGACACCGCGTGAGCGGTCGCGGTCAGGGGAAGGTGGCGCCTTGGTCTGTGCCGTCACCGAGCGTGCGGGCCGCGAACGTCCGGCAGACCCGAGCGCGCAGCCGCTCGGGCGCACCAGAGAGTGGAACACGCGTGAGCAAGGACGCCGTGCAGACGGCACAGACCGCGACCCCGACCGGCGCGGCCCAGGCACCCGTGGACGCGGGGGACGCCGGATACAGCAAGGGCCTCAAGGCCCGGCACGTCAACATGATCGCCATCGGCGGCGCGATCGGCACCGGCCTCTTCCTGGGCGCCGGAGGCAGACTGCACACGGCCGGCCCCGCGCTGGCCGTCGCCTACCTGGTCTGCGGCGTCTTCGCCTTCTTCGTGGTGCGCGCGCTGGGCGAGCTGGTCCTGTACCGCCCGTCCTCCGGGTCCTTCGTGTCGTACGCGCGCGAGTTCCTGGGCGAGAAGGGCGCCTACGTCGCCGGCTGGATGTACTTCCTGAACTGGTCGACGACCGGCATCGCCGACATCACCGCCATCGCGCTCTACACGCACTACTGGAGCATGTTCACGAGCATCCCCCAGTGGACGCTCGCGCTGATCGCCCTCGCGGTGGTCCTCGCCGTGAACCTGATCTCCGTGAAGATCTTCGGCGAGATGGAGTTCTGGTTCGCGATCGTCAAGGTCGCCACCCTCGTCGGCTTCATGCTGATCGGCATCTTCCTGCTCGCCACCCGGCACGAGGTCGGCGGCCACACCCCGGGCATCGGCGTGATCACCGACAACGGCGGCTTCCTCCCGCACGGTGTGATGCCGGTGGTCCTCGTGATGCAGGGCGTGATCTTCGCGTACGCCGCGCTCGAACTCGTCGGCGTCGCGGCGGGCGAGACCGCCGAGCCCGAGAAGGTCGTACCGCGCGCGGTGAACTCGATCATGTGGCGGGTCGCCCTCTTCTACGTCGGCTCCGTCGTCCTGCTGGCCCTGCTGCTGCCGGGGTCCGCCTACTCGGCGGGCCAGAGCCCGTTCGTCACCGTCCTGTCGAAGATCGGCGTCCCGGCGGCGGGCGACGTCATGAACCTGGTCGTCCTGACGGCC
The sequence above is a segment of the Streptomyces griseoviridis genome. Coding sequences within it:
- a CDS encoding MerR family transcriptional regulator — encoded protein: MTSDAQEPTLTVDELAARAGVTVRTVRFYSTRGLLPPPVIGPRRVGRYGPAHLSRLALIEELQHQGMTLAAIERYLERLPADLSAHDLAIHRAVVASWTPEATETVDRAELERRAGRPLDDGAVERLAAMDVVTREGEAFRLDTGLLPLGVRLLDVPLAEETVLAAREVLRDHSRAAARELTRLLWDAVSDREPQDVRSLTAQMQPLVVQALLTTFQRSLREELREWPRDGGTRPSPGTPESG
- a CDS encoding amino acid permease, with translation MSKDAVQTAQTATPTGAAQAPVDAGDAGYSKGLKARHVNMIAIGGAIGTGLFLGAGGRLHTAGPALAVAYLVCGVFAFFVVRALGELVLYRPSSGSFVSYAREFLGEKGAYVAGWMYFLNWSTTGIADITAIALYTHYWSMFTSIPQWTLALIALAVVLAVNLISVKIFGEMEFWFAIVKVATLVGFMLIGIFLLATRHEVGGHTPGIGVITDNGGFLPHGVMPVVLVMQGVIFAYAALELVGVAAGETAEPEKVVPRAVNSIMWRVALFYVGSVVLLALLLPGSAYSAGQSPFVTVLSKIGVPAAGDVMNLVVLTAAMSSLNSGLYSTGRILRSMATAGSAPKFTARMNRSQVPYGGILLTCAVCVLGVGLNYLVPSQAFEIVLNVASLGIISTWVIIMVCHLVFVRRAREGLVTRPAFRLRGSPVTEIATIAFLVAVLGLMGNDPEVGRKTLLLVPVIALMLLAGWFGVRRRVTENTAPTPPNPPK